The Starkeya sp. ORNL1 DNA window AATTCGAGTCAGCGTCCTCATAATTTGAATCAGGTTCGGCTCACTATTGAGAAGCCGATTCAATAAGCCGGCTTCCAGCTTCACAAATCGATTCAAGCAGCGTTAATAAGCTACTTTAACGCAGCGTAAATTCCCGCGTGTTGGGAATCGCTTAGCCGGCGTTGCTGAAGTTAAGCCGTAAGGTTACTCACCCGGAGACGGTGCAACTCCCTCTCCCCGTCGGGGAGAGGGTTGGGGTGAGGGGTCTTCTTCGCTCCCAGAGGTGCCCTCTCACCGACCCGCTTCGCGGGCACCTCTCCCCCACGGGGAGAGGAAAGCCGCGCCTGGTGAGCCCCCCACATTGACGCCGCGCGCCCTCCCCGCCAGAACTCGGCACAGGACAACTTGGCTCAGAACCAACCCATGCGCGCTTTGCTCACCGCTGCCCTGCTGCTGCTCGCCAGCCCGGCGCTTGCCATTGTCGGCGGCCAGCCGGCGGGCGGCGCGCTCACCGGCCAGGCGGCGTTGATCGTCTCGACGCGGGGCGCCTCCTGCACCGGGGTGGTATTGGCGCGCGACGTACTGCTTACCGCCGCGCATTGCGTGCAGCCGGCGGCGGATTATGCCGCGGTGGTATTCGAGGCCGCCGGGCCGCGCCTTCTCAAGGCGACGCGGGTGGTGCTGCATCCGCGCTTCGATCCGAACTCGTTCGAGACCCGCCGGCCGACACCGGACCTGGCCCTCATCAAGCTCGGCGAGCCGCTGCCCGATCGCTTCGGACCGGCCGACCTTTCCGCCGATCCCGCGCTGCCGCCGCAGCGCTCGCAATTCCTGATCGCCGGTTTCGGCGTGATCCGCGACGGCGACGGCAAATCCGCCGGCACGCTGCGCACCGTAAGCCTGCCGAGCATCGGCACCACCGGCGGCATCATGGTGCGCCTGTCGAATGGCGAGGCCGCCGGCGGCTGCACCGGCGACAGCGGCGGCCCGGTGCTGGCGGACGGCGTGGTGGTCGGCATCATCGGCTGGTCGACCGCCTCGGGCGGCAAGCGCGGCTGCGGCGGCGTGACCGGGGCAACGCTGGTCGGCCCGCAGCGCGCCTGGATCGACGCGACGGCCCGCGCGATGGGCGCGAGCGTGCAGTAGCCTTCTCCCTTTCCGCGATCGTCATCCCGGACTCCCTTCCCGCCAACGTCATCCCGGACGGCCGCAGGCCGATCCGGGATCGCAAGAAGGTGTTGCGCAGGACTTCCTACGATCCCGGCTCTCCGGCTGCGCCTCCGGCCGGGATGACGACCGCGTCAATCGCACTCGCCTGGCAAGGCGGTCGCACTATGATGCCGTTCCCTCGCCCGGTGCCCTTCGCCATGCCGCGCGCCCGCCTCATCGCCGTCGGCGCCCTTCATGTCGACACGCCCGATCTCGCTCTGGCGCTGGCGCACGTCGAATCCTTTGCGGCAGAGGCCGGCTTCGAATGCAGCCGGCTGCGTGCCGAGCCCTATCCGAAGCTCGGCCCGCATGCGCGGGTGACGCTCTACTGGCGACTGCCAGAGGGCATGCACGCGGACGACACGGTATCCACCGCGCTCGATGAGTTCTGCGCGAACGTCGCCGGGCCGAAGCATGTGGCTCACCGCACCTTCTTCGACCATTCCGGCGTCGCGCCCGGCGCGCCGGGCATTCATGACGAGCGCATCCTCGACGCACGAACGGCGCCTTTCGCGCGGAGCGAATTCCTGTGGCTCCATATCGAGATCAACACCTGCCCGGTTGCGCAGGCGGATTTACGGGTGTGGGCTCTGGAGAGTTGATCGGCCATTGACGAAGTGGCCTTCAAAGTCCCAAGCGCCGTCTCAGCACCGACAGCAACGTTGTCTTCTCCTCGGCCTCGACCGTACCGACGATCAGTTGCCAGCGGGGCGCGCCGAATATCGCATTATTGTGCCGATGATCGTCTTTACCCGGCAATGGATGCCCCTTGATCGACGCCACTTCCGTAGAGCAGACCGGACACCGGTAGATGCCCGAATAGCGCGTGATCGCCCCAGCCCGATAAATCTTATCGAACCGCGGCGACGAACTGGGCGTCAGGAATTCGTCGTCTGTATAGCTAGCCATTGTCCATCACCCCTTCGGCCGGCCATCGCGTCGAAAGGGCATCCAGCGTTCGATGAACATTTCGATGCGTTGGCGACGTTGCCAGCGCCGTATGGCCTGCGCGCTCGGCGTCCCCCTCGTGAGGTATTGGATGGCAGCAACGATCATCCGCCAGCGAACCTCGCCCGGATCGCCCGGTGCGTGCTGGTGATCGTCCTCGCCCGGCAGCGGCTGGCCCTCGATCGAAGCCACTTCGGCACCACAACCCATGCACCGGTAGATGCCGGACCAAGGCGTCACTGCCCCCGGCTGACAATCCAGCATTGGCTTGGCTCGCGAGGGCCTCTCCAGGAAGGCGATGTCCTTGTAGGTAGCCACGCTGATTCACTCGCAATGCGACAGTTGGCAACATCGTGTTCGGCGTGCGCAATCCGCTCGCTTCACTGACTCCTTTACCTGAGCGCGAGGTTCGTTTTAAGCGGAACCTCATCTCGATGGCATCCGGATCGAGCATCCTTCGAGGCCGCCTTTCGCGGTATCTCAGGACGAGGCGGTTCTTTAGCGCGACGTCATCCTGAGGTGCGAGCGCAGCGAGCCTCGAAGGATGCTCACGTAGCGGACGGCCCATCAGCTACCCAGCACCAGCCGCACCGCCATCTCCACCGCCCGCTCGCGCTGCGCCTCGCCCACCACGTCCTCGCCGAGCAGCGCGCGGTGCAAAAGGTCCATCACCGCCACATCGTGGAACGCCCGGGCAATGTCGTCAGGCCGCGTGCCCTGCGCCAGTTCACCCGCATGGCCGGCGACAAACGCCGCGATGACGCCGCGCGAGGCCAGCGGGCCGTTCTCGTACCAGACTGCCCCCAAGCCGGGGAAACGCGCGGTGCCGCCGATCACCAGGCGGTAGAGCGCCAGATGCTCCGGCTCCAGCAGCAGCGCGACCAGATCGCGGCCGAGCGCCCGCAGCCCCTGCTCCAGCCCGAGGCCGGCGAGGTCGCGGGCGCCGAGGCGTTCCTGCAGGCGCCGGCAGCGCGCCTCCACGGCGGCGAGGAACAGGCCTTCCTTGCCGCCATAGAAGGCATAGACATTGGTCTTGGAGCCGCCGGCGGCGCGCACGATCTCGTCGAGGCTCACGCCGTCATAGCCGTGGGCCAGGAATAGTTCGGCTGCCACCGCGCGCAGTTCGGCGCACTTGGCCGTGCCGCGCCCGGTGCGACGATGCTCCGGGCGGAGCGCCGTGGTCTTTTCGTGCGTCTCGGGCGGCGTCTTTTCAGGCGCGGGCTTTGTGGAGGGCAAGGATGTGGATCTCCTCGATCAGCCCGTCCACCGCGGCGACGGTGAAATCGAGCGCTTCCTTCTCCGTCAGCTTGCCGTCCTCGATCTTCCCGCCGACCTGGGCGATGGCGACATGCGGGCGCACGATCGGCCGCGCCCCGGCGCCGGAGAGCGCCTCGCGCACCTGGTACTGGGCCCGCACGCCGCCGGCGGTGCCCGGCGAAGAGGTGACGATCAGCGCCGGCTTGCCCTTGATGGCGCCCCTGCCGCCGGGCCGCGAGGCCCAGTCGATGGCGTTCTTCAGCACGCCGGACATGCCGTAATTATATTCCGGGGAGGCGACGATCAGCCCGTCCGCCGCGGCGATGGCGGCGCGCAGCGCGGCAACGCCGGCCGGCGGGTTCGGGGTGTCGAGGTCGCCATCATAGAGCGGCACGTCATTGAGGCGGAACACCTCATAGTCGGCCTTGTCCGCCAGCGGCGCGCGCAGGCCTTCGAGGATCGCCGTCGTAAAGGCGCCGGCGCGCAGGCTGCCGGAAATGCCGAGCAAACGCGGGCGGGCGGAAGACACGTCGGAAGAGGACATTGGGGGCTCGCGATCTGGAATTGATACTGCGTAGTATCAAATCTATCGGGCACGGCGCCATTGGCAATGTGAGTTGGCGCAATCCCCTTGCGGCAATTCTGCAAGGACGCCGGAATGGCGCGCCTTTTGCCACGCTCGCCCCGTACCCATGTTCGTGTTACCGATCATGAACTTGTAGGAAAAGGAGCCGGCCGACCCGTGATCCTGACCGACCGCGACATTCGAGACGCCCTTGCCGGAGGCGCGCTCAGCATCGAGCCACCGCCCCCCGTGGACGCCTATGCGCCGAACGGGGTCGACCTCACGCTGGACTCCCGGCTCACGCTCTATCGCGATCCCGAGCCGGGCGAAGATCCGGTGATCGATCCGGCACGGCCCGGCTACAGCTTCCGCGACGCCATCCAGGCGATTGCCGGCGATATCGAGATCGGGGCCGACGGCTTCGTGCTCGATCCCGGGCGGCTGGTGCTGGGCTGGACCTGCGAGCGGGTCGACATGAAGCCGACCACGCGGCTCGCGGCGCGGGTGGAAGGCAAGAGTTCGCTCGCCCGCATCGGCCTGATCATCCACCTCACCGCGCCGACCATCCATGCCGGCTCCACCGGGCGCATCCAGCTCGAGATCATCAATCTCGGCCCGCGCCCGATCCGGCTGCGCAGCGGCATGAAGGTGTGCCAGCTGATACTGGAGCAGACGCTGGGCATCCCCGAGGTCGCCTATCGCGGCCAGTTCGCCGGTCAGCGCGCGGCGGAGTAGCCCTCCACACACGAGGTCATCCCGGACGGCCGCAGGCCGATCCGGGATGACGAGCAAATGGGATAGTCACCCGCCCGACTTCAGGAAGGCGATCAGGTTGGCGCGATCCTGCTGCGAGTGGATGCCGGTGAACGGCTTCATGTTGTTGTTCGGCACCACCGCCTGCGGATCGGCGATGAAGCGGTCGAGCGTCGCCTCGTCCCAGTGGAGGCCGGCACCCTTCATGGAGGAGGAATAGGCATAGCCCTGCCCCTTGCCGGCCTCGCGACCGATGATGCCGTCGAGGTCCGGACCGAGCCGGGCATCGCCCGCGGTCAAGGTGTGGCAGGTGCGGCAGGCATTGTTGAACACCATCTTGCCGGCGGCGGGATCGCCCGCCTGGGCGGCGAGTTCCGATGCGCTCAGCAGCAGGATGGCGGCGGCGAGGATGAATTGGCGTCGTCTGGCATGCGGCATGTTTCGGCGCTCCCGGATGTTCCCTCAGGGGAGCAATGCCTGGGATGCGGCGTGGGTTCCGCTGCTTCAACATCCTTCGAGGCCGCTTCGCGGCACCTCAGGATGAGGTGGTGCTTAAAATACGAACCCCATCCTGAGGTGCGAGCGTCAGCGAGCCTCGAAGGATGCCCACGCAAATCGCGCCCTCACTCCCCCACCAGCGCCGAACGCCCGAGCCGCCGCTCGGCGACATCGGTGCGCGCCTCGCTGCGGCGGAACTCCTCCACCTTGTCACCGATGAAATGCAGGTGCGCCCGGCTCGCCAGTTCGGCGCCGGGCGCGTCGCCCGCGATCACCGCCTCGCCGATCGCCTTGTGCTGCACGAGCAGCGCCTCGCGGAACGCCGGACGGCTGAACAGCTTGATGCGGCTGAAGAAAATGTCCCGCCGCAGCATCTCCGAGAAGGCCCGCATGACGTGCAGGATGACGAGGTTGTGCGAGCCCTCATAGATCAGCCGGTGCAGTTCGATGTCGGTCTCGGCCTCGTGATTGACGTCGTCGAGGCCGTGGGCCTGCTCCATGGCGGCAAGGCAGTCGCGGATTGCCTGCCGCTCGGGATCGGCGGCGCGCACCGCGGCGAGGCCGGCGGCGCGGCTCTCCACCGCCTCGCGATACTCGAAATAATCCGTCGTCACCTGATCGTTGGATTGCAGCAGCCCGACCAGCGGCTCGGTCAGGGGTTTGAGGAAATCGGCGACGCGGGTGCCGTCACGCGTCGTCACCAGCAGGCCGCGCGCCTCCAGCATGCCGAGCGCATCGCGCAGCGAGGGGCGGGAGACATCGAGCTTGGCGGCAAGCTCGCGCTCGCTGGCGAGGCGCTCGCCCGGCCGCACCACGCCCTCCAGGATCAGGCGCTCAATGTGCGCGGCGATGGTCTCGGCAAGCTTCTGCGTGCGCAGCGGCTCGATCATCGCGTCATCTCCCTCTCCTACCAAGGGTGAGGATTCCATTGATTGACATCCGTGGTAAAGGAATTTTACCAAGATGACCTTGCTGTAACCACCCTCCCCGCCGCGAGGCCGCGCTGATGACCGTCGTCACCAATATCCAGGACCTGCGCGCCATCGCGAAGCGGCGGGTGCCGCGGGCGATCTTCGATTATGCCGATCGCGGCTCCTATGACGAGGCGACGTTGCGCGCCAACCGGGCGGACCTCGCCGCCATCCCGCTGCGCCAGCGGGTGATGATCGACGTCTCGCAGCGCTCGCTCGCCACCACCATGCTGGGCGAGCCCGTGAGCCTGCCGCTCGCCATCGCGCCGACCGGCCTCACCGGCCTGTTCCATGGCGATGGCGAGATCCATGGCTGCCGCGCGGCGCACAAGGCGGGCATCCCGTTCACGCTCTCCACCATGTCGATCTGCTCGATCGAGGATGTCGCCGGTGCGGTCGACAAGCCGTTCTGGTTCCAGCTCTATGTGATGCGCGATCGCGCCTTCTCGGCCTCGCTGATCGAGCGCGCCAAGGCGGCGAAATGCTCGGCGCTGGTGCTGACGCTGGATCTGCAGATCCAGGGCCAGCGCCATCGCGACATCAAGAACGGCCTCGCGGTGCCGCCGAAGCTCACCGTCGCCAATGCGCTCGACATCGCCACCAAGCCGGGCTGGGCACTGAAGGTGCTGATGGGCAAGCGCCATTCCTTCGGCAATCTGCAGGAGCGGGTGCCCGGCGCCGACAGCCTGACCACACTGTCGCAATGGATCGCCGGCCAGTTCGACCCGTCGCTGTCGTGGCAGGATGTCGAATGGGTGCGCTCGCTGTGGCCGGGCAAGCTGATCCTCAAGGGCGTGCTCGATGTCGAGGACGCGAAGATTGCCGCCGCCAGCGGCGCCGATGCCATCGTGGTGTCGAACCATGGCGGGCGCCAGCTCGACGGCGCGCGCTCCACCATCTCGGCGCTGCCCAGGGTGGTCGAGGCGGTGGGCGACAAGACCGAGGTGCTGTTCGACAGCGGCGTGCAATCCGGCCAGGACATCCTCAAAGCGCTGGCGCATGGCGCCAAGGGCTGCCTGATGGGCAAGGCCTTCCTCTATGGCCTCGCCGCCGGCGGCGAGGCCGGGGTCAGCAAGGCGATCGAGATCATCGCGAAAGAGCTCGACGTCTCGATGGCGCTCACCGGCACGAAGGATGTGCGGGCGGTGGATCGGAGCGTGCTGGGGTTTTGAGGGTGCTCGGCGTGAGCATCCTTCGAGGCCGCTTCGCGGCACCTCAGGATGAGGTCGTTCTATAAGAGCAACCTTATCCTGAGGTGCCCGGCAACGCCGGGCCTCGAAGGATGTTGAAGCAGAACGGCGCCTAAACCTTCGCCGCCTTGCGCCCCGTCCCCCGCGCCGCGCCGGTTCCCCGCGCCGCCCCCTTCGGCAAACGCGTCGGCCAGCGCACCAGATGGTCGAGATAATCGCCGAGCGGCAATTCATCCTCCAGCGCCGCCACCCGCTTGCGCACCGAGACGCCGGCGGCATGCACGCTTTCCGGGTCGCCGGAGACCAGCGGGTGCCACCAATAGAGGTCGCGCCCTTCCGCCACCAGGCGGTAGCCACAGGACGGCGGCAGCCAGCCGAGCGAGCGCACCGCCTCCGGGGTCAGCCGCACGCAATCCGGCACCTGCGCCTGCCTGTTGGGATAGTCGCGGCAGCGGCAGCCGAAATCGTCGAGCAGCTTGCAGCCGATGTCGGTATAGGCGATCTGGCCGGAATCCTCGTCCTCCAGCTTGACGAGGCAGCAGCGCCCGCAGCCGTCGCACAGGCTCTCCCATTCCGCGGAATCCATCTGCTCCAGCGATTTGGTTTTCCAGAACGGCGCTTCGGTGCTCATTTGCGCCTAAATAGTCCGGCACTCACCAGTTTGCGAGCTTAATGCGTCACACTCGCGTGGGCGCGGGTGCTCCGGTATAAGATCGACGACGCTCCTCGGGAGATGCAGGCGTGGACGAGACGCAGAAAACCGATATGCCGGAAGGCGCTACCGCGCCCGATAGCGGCAACGCGCCTGCCACGCCGCCAGACGACCAGAATCCAGGCAACCAGAAGCTCAAGAATGGGCTGCTGGCGCTCGATTCCTGGATCGATTCGTCGATCTATTCGTTCCTCACCGGCACGCGAAAGGCGTGGGACGGTTTCGTTGCCTTCACCGAGCGCTTCAACCTGCAGGGCCCGGCGCGCTGGGGCGTCGAGATCGCGTCCGAGGGCATGACCTGGGGCGCGGTCGGCGCGGTGCTGATGCTGGCGCTCGCCATCCCTGCCTTCCAGGAGACTTCGGACGACTGGCTGAAGCGCGCCGAGCTCTCGGTGGTGTTCCAGGATCGCTACGGCAATGTCATCGGCGAGCGCGGCATCCGCCACAACGACACCGTGCCGCTGGAGGAATTCCCCGATCACCTGATCAAGGCGGTGCTCGCCACCGAGGACCGGCGGTTCTACGAGCATTTCGGCATCGACGTCGCCGGCACCTTCCGCGCCGTGCTGTCGAATGCGCGGGCCGGCGGCGTGGTGCAGGGCGGCTCCTCCATCACCCAGCAGCTTGCCAAGAACCTGTTCCTGTCGAACGAGCGCACCATCGAGCGCAAGATCAAGGAAGCCTTCCTGGCGCTCTGGCTCGAGTTCCACCTCACCAAGAACCAGATCCTCAAGCTCTATCTCGACCGCGCCTATATGGGCGGCGGCTCGTTCGGCGTGGACGCGGCGGCGCAGTATTATTTCGGCAAGTCGGCGCGCGACGTGAACCTCGCGGAAGCGGCGATGCTGGCCGGCCTGTTCAAGGCGCCCTCGAAATTCGCGCCCCACGTCAATCTCCCGGCGGCGCGCGGGCGCGCCAGCGTGGTGCTCGACAATCTGGTCGATGCCGGCTTCATGACCGAGGGCCAGGTGTTCGGCGCCCGCCGCAACCCGGCGACCCCGGTCGACCGCAAGCTCGACGACGTGCCGGAATATTACCTCGACTTCGCCTTCGACCAGGTGAAGGCGATCGTCGACACGCTGCCGAAGAGCTATGCCGAGCGCTCCTTCGTCGTGCGCACCGGTCTCGATCCCAACATCCAGAAGGCGGCGGACACCGCGATCCGCGACGCCATCCGCCAGTTCGGCAAGGATTACGGGGCGAAGCAGTCGGCCATGGTGGTGATGGAGCCGAACGGCGCGGTGCGCGCCATGGTCGGCGGCATCGATTATGGCGAGAGCCAGTTCAATCGCGCCACCGACGCGCTGCGCCAGCCGGGCTCGTCCTTCAAGCCCTATGTCTACACCGCCGCCCTGATGACCGGTAAGTTCACCCCGAAGACCATCGTGGTGGACGGGCCGATCTGCATCGGCAACTGGTGCCCGCAGAATTACGGCCGCTCCTATGCCGGCCGCATCCCGCTGATCACCGCGCTGACGCGCTCGCTCAACACCGTCGCGGTGAAGCTGGCGGAGGCGATCGGGCGCGGGCGCATCGTCGATCTCGCCCACGCCATGGGCGTGAAGAGCGAGCTCAAGATCACCCGCGCGCTCCCGCTCGGCGCCGCCGAGGTGACGGTGCTGGACCAGGCCACCGGCTATGGCGTGTTCGCCAATAACGGCATGTCGGTCGATGCCCATGCCGTCATCGAGATGCGCACCCCGGCCGGCGAGCCGGTGTGGAGCTTCGCCCGCAACGGGCCGAAGCCGCACCGCGTGATCCCGGAGAACGTCATCGCCGAGATCGTGCCGATGATGAACAGCGTGGTGGAGAACGGCACCGGCCGGCGTGCCATGCTGCCGGGCGTGAAAGTGGCCGGCAAGACCGGCACCACCAATGCCTATCGCGACGCCTGGTTCGTCGGCTACACCGGCAATTATGTCGGCGCCATCTGGTTCGGCAATGACGACTACGCGCCGACCCGCAAGATGACCGGCGGCACGCTGCCGGCCATGACCTGGCAGAAGGTGATGGCCTTCGCCCACCAGGGCATCGAACTGAAGCCGCCGCCCTCGCTGGAAGGCCTGCCGGTGCCCAAGCTCGACGGCGCGGTGGCGCAGGCCACGCCGCTGGAGATCGAAGGCGGGGTGATGCGCCCGGTGACGCTGTCACCGGTCGCGGCCAACCGGCTGCTGCGCATCGAGAAGCTGCTGCGCGACGCCTCGCTGGAGCAGCCTCCGGTGCGCCCGCGCCCCACCGCCGCCGTCGAGCCCAGCAATATGCCGACAGGCAATTGACGATTCACCGCCGCGCCATCATGCATGGTGCCGCCAATAGAATTCGGATCGCTTCGCAGCCGTGCGCGCCTTTTCCTTCCTCACCACCCTCGCCATTGGCGGCACCGTCGGGCTCGGCCTGACCTGGTTCGCCACGGTGAGCGGCTATGGGCTCGGCGCGGTGGAAGCCGGGCCTTGGCATGCCTGGCCGAAATCCGGCACCGAGGACGCCGATCCCTATGCCCGCGCCTCGCTGGCCCGCGCCGGCGAATTGCCGCTGGAGCAGGCCGACGGCCTCGCCTTCATCGCCAACACCGACGATGGCGGCAATGCGCTCGACGGGCGCTGCGACATCCGCCTCTCCGGCAAGCTGCCGCAGGCCCGGTTCTGGACGCTGACGCTGACGGATTCCCGCGGCCGGCTGATCGACAATGCCGCCAACCGCTTCGGCTTCACCAGCGCGGAAGCGGTGTGGAACGGCGACGGTACGGTGGACATCGCGCTCGGGCCGCGGGCACGGTCCGGCAACTGGCTGCCGACCGGCGCGCGCGACCGCGTGGTGCTGACGCTGCGGGTCTACGATGCCCCGGTCGGCATCGCCACACGCACCAGCGACGCGCCGCAAATGCCGGCTCTGGTGACGGAGAGCTGCCCGTGAAGAGGCTGGCGCTTCCCATCGCGGTCGGGCTGGTGCTGGCGGGCATCGTGCACTTGGTCAGCGTGCTGATCATGCCGAACTTCGCCGAGCGCGACGCCTATTCGCGGCTCTCGGTGATCGGCAGCACCAATACGGTGGCGCAGATGGACGACCCGACGCCGTTCGGCGCGGTGCTGCCGGCGACCGACCCGGCCTTCGTCACCGCCATCTGCCTGTATGATCTCGGCGAGGGCCCGCTGCGGCTCAGGGTGCCGACCAGCGGCGACTACACCTCGGTGTCGTTCTATACCAAGCGCGGCCTGGCCTTCTACGCCATCAATGACCGCTCGGCCGGCCGCCGGGTGATCGAGCTCGATCTGATGAACGCCAAGCAGAAGGCGGCGCTGCCGGACGACGAGGAAGTCACCGCCGCCGACCGGCTGATCGTAGTGGCGCCGGA harbors:
- a CDS encoding trypsin-like serine protease; amino-acid sequence: MRALLTAALLLLASPALAIVGGQPAGGALTGQAALIVSTRGASCTGVVLARDVLLTAAHCVQPAADYAAVVFEAAGPRLLKATRVVLHPRFDPNSFETRRPTPDLALIKLGEPLPDRFGPADLSADPALPPQRSQFLIAGFGVIRDGDGKSAGTLRTVSLPSIGTTGGIMVRLSNGEAAGGCTGDSGGPVLADGVVVGIIGWSTASGGKRGCGGVTGATLVGPQRAWIDATARAMGASVQ
- a CDS encoding TetR/AcrR family transcriptional regulator, with product MPSTKPAPEKTPPETHEKTTALRPEHRRTGRGTAKCAELRAVAAELFLAHGYDGVSLDEIVRAAGGSKTNVYAFYGGKEGLFLAAVEARCRRLQERLGARDLAGLGLEQGLRALGRDLVALLLEPEHLALYRLVIGGTARFPGLGAVWYENGPLASRGVIAAFVAGHAGELAQGTRPDDIARAFHDVAVMDLLHRALLGEDVVGEAQRERAVEMAVRLVLGS
- a CDS encoding NAD(P)H-dependent oxidoreductase, producing the protein MSSSDVSSARPRLLGISGSLRAGAFTTAILEGLRAPLADKADYEVFRLNDVPLYDGDLDTPNPPAGVAALRAAIAAADGLIVASPEYNYGMSGVLKNAIDWASRPGGRGAIKGKPALIVTSSPGTAGGVRAQYQVREALSGAGARPIVRPHVAIAQVGGKIEDGKLTEKEALDFTVAAVDGLIEEIHILALHKARA
- the dcd gene encoding dCTP deaminase; translated protein: MILTDRDIRDALAGGALSIEPPPPVDAYAPNGVDLTLDSRLTLYRDPEPGEDPVIDPARPGYSFRDAIQAIAGDIEIGADGFVLDPGRLVLGWTCERVDMKPTTRLAARVEGKSSLARIGLIIHLTAPTIHAGSTGRIQLEIINLGPRPIRLRSGMKVCQLILEQTLGIPEVAYRGQFAGQRAAE
- a CDS encoding c-type cytochrome — protein: MPHARRRQFILAAAILLLSASELAAQAGDPAAGKMVFNNACRTCHTLTAGDARLGPDLDGIIGREAGKGQGYAYSSSMKGAGLHWDEATLDRFIADPQAVVPNNNMKPFTGIHSQQDRANLIAFLKSGG
- a CDS encoding FCD domain-containing protein — encoded protein: MIEPLRTQKLAETIAAHIERLILEGVVRPGERLASERELAAKLDVSRPSLRDALGMLEARGLLVTTRDGTRVADFLKPLTEPLVGLLQSNDQVTTDYFEYREAVESRAAGLAAVRAADPERQAIRDCLAAMEQAHGLDDVNHEAETDIELHRLIYEGSHNLVILHVMRAFSEMLRRDIFFSRIKLFSRPAFREALLVQHKAIGEAVIAGDAPGAELASRAHLHFIGDKVEEFRRSEARTDVAERRLGRSALVGE
- a CDS encoding alpha-hydroxy acid oxidase, with product MTVVTNIQDLRAIAKRRVPRAIFDYADRGSYDEATLRANRADLAAIPLRQRVMIDVSQRSLATTMLGEPVSLPLAIAPTGLTGLFHGDGEIHGCRAAHKAGIPFTLSTMSICSIEDVAGAVDKPFWFQLYVMRDRAFSASLIERAKAAKCSALVLTLDLQIQGQRHRDIKNGLAVPPKLTVANALDIATKPGWALKVLMGKRHSFGNLQERVPGADSLTTLSQWIAGQFDPSLSWQDVEWVRSLWPGKLILKGVLDVEDAKIAAASGADAIVVSNHGGRQLDGARSTISALPRVVEAVGDKTEVLFDSGVQSGQDILKALAHGAKGCLMGKAFLYGLAAGGEAGVSKAIEIIAKELDVSMALTGTKDVRAVDRSVLGF
- a CDS encoding YcgN family cysteine cluster protein → MSTEAPFWKTKSLEQMDSAEWESLCDGCGRCCLVKLEDEDSGQIAYTDIGCKLLDDFGCRCRDYPNRQAQVPDCVRLTPEAVRSLGWLPPSCGYRLVAEGRDLYWWHPLVSGDPESVHAAGVSVRKRVAALEDELPLGDYLDHLVRWPTRLPKGAARGTGAARGTGRKAAKV
- a CDS encoding PBP1A family penicillin-binding protein; this encodes MDETQKTDMPEGATAPDSGNAPATPPDDQNPGNQKLKNGLLALDSWIDSSIYSFLTGTRKAWDGFVAFTERFNLQGPARWGVEIASEGMTWGAVGAVLMLALAIPAFQETSDDWLKRAELSVVFQDRYGNVIGERGIRHNDTVPLEEFPDHLIKAVLATEDRRFYEHFGIDVAGTFRAVLSNARAGGVVQGGSSITQQLAKNLFLSNERTIERKIKEAFLALWLEFHLTKNQILKLYLDRAYMGGGSFGVDAAAQYYFGKSARDVNLAEAAMLAGLFKAPSKFAPHVNLPAARGRASVVLDNLVDAGFMTEGQVFGARRNPATPVDRKLDDVPEYYLDFAFDQVKAIVDTLPKSYAERSFVVRTGLDPNIQKAADTAIRDAIRQFGKDYGAKQSAMVVMEPNGAVRAMVGGIDYGESQFNRATDALRQPGSSFKPYVYTAALMTGKFTPKTIVVDGPICIGNWCPQNYGRSYAGRIPLITALTRSLNTVAVKLAEAIGRGRIVDLAHAMGVKSELKITRALPLGAAEVTVLDQATGYGVFANNGMSVDAHAVIEMRTPAGEPVWSFARNGPKPHRVIPENVIAEIVPMMNSVVENGTGRRAMLPGVKVAGKTGTTNAYRDAWFVGYTGNYVGAIWFGNDDYAPTRKMTGGTLPAMTWQKVMAFAHQGIELKPPPSLEGLPVPKLDGAVAQATPLEIEGGVMRPVTLSPVAANRLLRIEKLLRDASLEQPPVRPRPTAAVEPSNMPTGN
- a CDS encoding DUF1214 domain-containing protein, translated to MRAFSFLTTLAIGGTVGLGLTWFATVSGYGLGAVEAGPWHAWPKSGTEDADPYARASLARAGELPLEQADGLAFIANTDDGGNALDGRCDIRLSGKLPQARFWTLTLTDSRGRLIDNAANRFGFTSAEAVWNGDGTVDIALGPRARSGNWLPTGARDRVVLTLRVYDAPVGIATRTSDAPQMPALVTESCP
- a CDS encoding DUF1254 domain-containing protein; amino-acid sequence: MKRLALPIAVGLVLAGIVHLVSVLIMPNFAERDAYSRLSVIGSTNTVAQMDDPTPFGAVLPATDPAFVTAICLYDLGEGPLRLRVPTSGDYTSVSFYTKRGLAFYAINDRSAGRRVIELDLMNAKQKAALPDDEEVTAADRLIVVAPENEGIVLMRALSRERGARDEVKRRMDAATCGAAS